From one Lolium rigidum isolate FL_2022 chromosome 4, APGP_CSIRO_Lrig_0.1, whole genome shotgun sequence genomic stretch:
- the LOC124649995 gene encoding uncharacterized protein LOC124649995 — protein MSYDEMFTVLGAGVMRGKGAAASVWRGQGSNITRQILKCTRWQLEETTDFITCPYHYFCDSSYPGDYSTAVGVVVAVFAAYCLLSAAAFTVAEIGGGATAAGGVGRIKRKYLVPSGPFLLPLVLLVLAKGQRINAVFPLARFGPALLLTLQASALAFRNEADGDVRYAVLEASTVSGILHASLYLDAIVLPYYTGTDALRWSRFSGECPTCLCRMEPLVVGGRTVLYRGLSKTALAIIFALCSRMVCRIYGEERLSVWTRSALEMASWVFVSGDAIYLAGWALAEGAAAVFAVYALVGALVFLCVFGKVYRFLAWAENRQVQWKPSLSCHNVV, from the coding sequence ATGTCGTACGATGAGATGTTCACTGTTCTTGGAGCTGGAGTCATGCGCGGCAAGGGGGCGGCAGCTAGCGTTTGGAGGGGTCAGGGCAGCAACATCACGAGGCAGATCCTCAAGTGCACGAGGTGGCAGCTCGAGGAAACCACCGACTTCATCACCTGCCCCTACCACTACTTCTGCGACAGCTCCTACCCCGGCGACTACTCGACcgccgtcggcgtcgtcgtcgccgtctttGCCGCATACTGCCTTCTCTCCGCTGCGGCCTTCACCGTGGCAGAGATCGGCGGCGGTGCCACGGCGGCCGGTGGCGTCGGGAGGATCAAGAGGAAGTACCTGGTGCCGTCGGGGCCCTTCTTGCTGCCGCTGGTGCTGCTGGTCCTCGCCAAGGGGCAGCGGATCAACGCCGTCTTCCCCCTCGCGCGGTTTGGCCCGGCATTGCTGCTCACGCTGCAGGCGTCGGCGCTGGCGTTCCGGAACGAGGCCGACGGCGACGTGCGGTACGCGGTGCTCGAGGCGTCCACCGTGTCCGGGATCCTGCACGCGAGCCTCTACCTGGACGCCATCGTTCTGCCGTACTACACGGGGACGGACGCGCTCCGGTGGTCGCGGTTCTCCGGAGAGTGCCCCACCTGCCTCTGCCGGATGGAGCCGCTCGTCGTCGGCGGCCGGACCGTGCTCTACCGGGGCCTCTCCAAGACGGCGCTGGCCATCATCTTCGCCCTCTGCTCCAGGATGGTGTGCCGGATCTACGGGGAGGAGCGGCTGAGCGTGTGGACGCGGTCGGCACTGGAGATGGCGAGCTGGGTTTTCGTGTCCGGCGATGCCATCTATCTTGCTGGTTGGGCGCTTGCCGAGGGCGCCGCGGCGGTCTTCGCCGTGTACGCGCTCGTCGGGGCGCTGGTGTTCTTGTGTGTGTTTGGGAAGGTGTACAGATTCTTGGCGTGGGCGGAGAACAGGCAGGTGCAGTGGAAACCAAGCCTTAGCTGCCACAATGTGGTTTGA
- the LOC124649996 gene encoding uncharacterized calcium-binding protein At1g02270 — protein MTKKQRREAGARRQRRRPPPLLQARDECSSVSCTTFNILAPIYKRMDSENCRESQNRANWFSRNEKIIDRLLAGRSSIICLQEVWLGNDELVNMYEKRLGDANYTLFKLARTNNRGDGLLTAVHRKYFHVLNHRELLFNDFGDRVAQLLHVESAMPYLQNRSSSCVQQQSLIVNTHLVFPHDHSLSIVRLKQVYKILQYIQAYQEEHKLSPMPIILCGDWNGSKRGQVYKFLCSQGFVSSYDTAHQYSDSEEDAHKWVSHRNHRGNICGVDFIWLLNPDKCRKPLKTSWNEAVFGIIKYLLLQVASLSEENAFALLRADSPNDHITYSSFCQALCQLGMVHPDRVSSEEMKDLWSEADHDGDGFVDYKEFQRCIWSPKCDNQEEEDDTEIDITDGSLVTLEPNDEAFGFTVKEAVLFPPEVEKGMWPENYSLSDHAPLTVVFSPVRMPCSPRTPRTP, from the exons ATG ACGAAGAAGCAGCGCAGGGAGGCTGGCGCGAGGCGGCagcggcgccgcccgccgccgctgctgcaggCGCGGGACGAGTGCTCCTCCGTCTCCTGCACCACCTTCAACATCCTCGCGCCGATCTACAAGCGGATGGACTCCGAG AATTGCAGGGAGAGCCAGAACAGGGCCAACTGGTTCAGCAggaacgagaagatcatcgaccgCCTCCTCGCCGGCCGCTCATCCATCATCTGCCTCCAG GAGGTGTGGCTGGGGAACGATGAGCTGGTCAACATGTACGAGAAGCGGCTCGGTGATGCCAACTATACGCTCTTCAAGCTCGCTCGCACAAATAATCGCGGGGAcg GTCTTCTGACGGCTGTACATAGGAAGTACTTCCATGTCTTGAACCACCGGGAGCTGCTTTTCAATGATTTTGGAGATCGAGTTGCTCAGCTATTGCACGTTGAGTCAGCCATGCCTTACTTGCAAAATCGAAGCAGCAGCTGTGTCCAGCAGCAGAGCCTCATCGTGAACACCCATTTGGTGTTCCCCCATGATCACAGCCTTTCAATAGTTCGGCTGAAGCAG GTATATAAGATCCTTCAGTACATACAAGCTTACCAAGAAGAGCATAAACTTAGTCCAATGCCAATTATCCTATGTGG TGATTGGAACGGAAGTAAACGTGGCCAAGTTTACAAATTCCTTTGTTCACAAGGATTTGTTTCATCATATGACACTGCCCATCAGTACAGTGACAGCGAAGAAGATGCACACAAG TGGGTGAGTCATCGGAATCATAGAGGGAACATCTGTGGAGTTGATTTCATATGGCTTCTGAATCCAGACAAATGCAGGAAGCCCCTGAAAACTAGCTGGAATGAAGCTGTCTTTGGTATTATCAAG TATCTTCTTCTCCAAGTTGCATCCCTTTCGGAGGAGAATGCATTCGCACTTCTCAGAGCTGACAGTCCtaatgatcatatcacatattcaaGTTTCTGCCAGGCACTTTGTCAG TTAGGAATGGTCCATCCCGATCGTGTAAGTTCTGAAGAAATGAAAGATCTATGGAGTGAAGCTGACCATGATGGGGATGGGTTTGTTGACTATAAAGAATTTCAG CGGTGTATCTGGAGCCCTAAATGCGATaaccaagaagaagaggatgatactgAAATTGACATCACTGATGGAAGCCTTGTTACGTTAGAACCGAATGATGAAGCCTTTGGCTTCACCGTGAAGGAAGCTGTTCTGTTCCCCCCAGAAGTAGAGAAGGGCATGTGGCCTGAGAACTACAGCCTCTCAGATCATGCACCCCTTACGGTGGTGTTCTCACCTGTAAGAATGCCTTGCTCTCCACGCACTCCTCGGACTCCCTAG